The following proteins are encoded in a genomic region of candidate division KSB1 bacterium:
- a CDS encoding SIMPL domain-containing protein, which translates to MFANSVTAQETTQTTVKVQTYSAIKVPADEIIFSINLNVTKQNAQEAYDFHKNKEKDLIPLFKKFEIPDSSVTYSLLNISKARNYKKQKQYFQTRQGINVTLNNIQKYEAFQIALLSNGFNDFRATFSSSQRKKALDDLSIRALEQAKKEAQIIADNLGKKLGEILEVVTQRSRQRPTRGEAVSFLKATTSLIDIKQFIEFNTNITVIFELLE; encoded by the coding sequence TTGTTTGCAAATTCTGTTACTGCACAAGAAACTACACAAACCACCGTGAAAGTACAAACTTACTCAGCTATTAAAGTACCTGCTGATGAAATTATCTTTTCAATTAATCTCAATGTTACTAAACAAAATGCCCAAGAAGCATATGATTTTCATAAAAATAAAGAAAAAGATTTAATACCCCTTTTCAAAAAATTCGAAATACCCGATAGTTCCGTCACTTATTCATTGCTGAATATATCTAAAGCTCGTAACTATAAAAAACAAAAACAATACTTTCAAACAAGACAAGGTATAAATGTAACGCTAAATAATATTCAAAAGTATGAGGCATTTCAAATTGCACTCCTGTCAAATGGATTTAATGATTTCAGGGCAACATTTTCATCAAGTCAGCGCAAAAAGGCTCTGGATGACTTATCAATAAGAGCTCTTGAGCAAGCAAAAAAGGAAGCACAAATCATTGCAGATAATCTTGGGAAAAAATTAGGGGAAATCTTAGAAGTAGTGACGCAACGTTCTCGTCAGAGGCCGACGAGAGGTGAAGCAGTTTCTTTTCTTAAGGCGACAACTTCTCTTATTGATATTAAGCAATTCATTGAATTTAATACGAATATTACGGTTATTTTTGAACTGCTTGAGTAA
- a CDS encoding TIR domain-containing protein → MKSEKPRIFLSYAHKDLPRIKALYQKLCQAGFKPWMDSQDMAGGEDWSDAIKAAIKESALFLACLSRHSMNYQGIVQDEFREALEEWRNKLSASNHLIPVRLEDYATPLVHEFSNSHRIDLYKQGGFKKLIRSLSEALKGIVQPVVLRSQPINNLAREDMQKMLKERIFFDCRENWKAEGIQHIYKRITSRTRKLMIDHTTGLLWQQSGSKEAAKNLTKARKYITALNNEKYGGYDNWRLPTLEEAMSLTEPMKNDEGLCINTDFDVTQDRIWTADQRNASSSWTVDFNHGYCNVNHADWLYYVRAAH, encoded by the coding sequence TTGAAGAGTGAGAAGCCAAGAATTTTTCTCAGCTATGCGCATAAGGATTTGCCAAGAATCAAAGCGCTTTATCAGAAACTGTGTCAAGCTGGTTTCAAACCCTGGATGGATAGTCAAGACATGGCAGGTGGCGAAGATTGGAGCGATGCAATAAAAGCGGCGATCAAGGAATCGGCTCTCTTTTTAGCTTGTTTATCTAGGCATTCTATGAATTACCAAGGTATTGTGCAAGACGAATTTAGAGAAGCTCTAGAAGAATGGAGGAACAAACTCTCTGCAAGTAATCATTTAATTCCGGTGAGACTTGAAGATTATGCAACTCCACTTGTACATGAATTCAGTAATTCCCATAGGATAGATTTATATAAACAGGGTGGGTTCAAGAAGCTGATAAGATCCCTCAGCGAGGCTCTGAAAGGCATAGTGCAACCTGTAGTGCTTCGCTCACAACCCATTAATAACCTAGCACGCGAAGATATGCAGAAAATGCTCAAGGAGAGAATTTTTTTTGACTGTCGTGAAAACTGGAAAGCAGAAGGTATCCAGCATATTTACAAGCGAATAACATCCAGGACAAGAAAGTTAATGATTGACCACACTACGGGTTTGCTCTGGCAGCAGAGCGGCTCTAAAGAAGCTGCGAAGAATCTTACAAAAGCTCGGAAATACATAACTGCGCTTAACAATGAAAAATACGGCGGATATGACAATTGGCGCCTACCGACACTTGAAGAAGCTATGTCCTTAACCGAGCCGATGAAAAACGACGAAGGCTTATGTATCAATACTGATTTTGATGTTACACAAGACCGGATTTGGACAGCCGACCAAAGAAACGCCTCAAGTTCCTGGACGGTCGATTTTAACCACGGTTATTGCAACGTCAACCATGCCGATTGGCTCTACTATGTTCGAGCAGCTCACTGA